One Cellulomonas sp. NS3 genomic region harbors:
- the atzF gene encoding allophanate hydrolase encodes MSAVERVRAAYRRIAEVDRPEVWIALQPETQALAAAADVDARAAAGEDLPLAGTTLAVKDNVDVAGLPTTAGCPTYGVMPATRTAPAVQRLVDAGAVVLGKTNLDQFATGLVGTRSPYGAVRHATLPERVSGGSSSGSAVAVALGIADVGIGTDTAGSGRVPAAFHGIVGIKTTLGLVPTSGVVPACRSYDVVTTFTRDLDLGVLATRLMTGPDAADPTGRVWPPDVRLGLRPDPVVAVPRAADLAPLSPGWRAAFADAVDAVGRTGARVVEVDVSPMLEAARLLYDGAIVAERYAAVGEFLAHAHAAGDAGVDPVVAGIVLGGRDVTAAAYVQDREALDRARADALGTLAGADLLLLPTTTEHPTIAAVQADPVAINRRLGTYTNFVNLLDLAAVAVPAGEADGGPFGVTVLSRAFDDQLALDLAGRMLIVQGGAADDEPAPVAPLVDTGVEVAVFGAHLRGQPLNGQLDALGARFVRTVATSDAYRLAALATHPPKPGLVRAGPGEGASITGEAWLVSVAGLGRLLATLPAPMLLGPVELDDGTWVVGFGCALDAAAAGDDITVHASWPAYLRSGTPAAGPAVAVR; translated from the coding sequence ATGAGCGCCGTCGAGCGGGTCCGTGCGGCGTACCGCCGGATCGCGGAGGTCGACCGGCCCGAGGTGTGGATCGCGCTGCAGCCCGAGACCCAGGCGCTCGCGGCAGCGGCCGACGTCGACGCCCGGGCCGCCGCGGGCGAGGACCTCCCGCTCGCCGGGACGACCCTCGCGGTCAAGGACAACGTCGACGTCGCGGGCCTCCCGACGACCGCGGGCTGCCCGACCTACGGCGTCATGCCCGCGACGCGCACCGCGCCGGCCGTCCAGCGGCTCGTCGACGCGGGCGCCGTCGTGCTGGGCAAGACGAACCTCGACCAGTTCGCGACCGGGCTGGTCGGGACCCGCTCGCCGTACGGCGCGGTCCGGCACGCGACGCTGCCCGAGCGGGTGTCGGGCGGGTCGAGCTCCGGGTCGGCGGTCGCCGTCGCGCTCGGCATCGCGGACGTCGGCATCGGCACGGACACGGCCGGCTCGGGGCGGGTGCCCGCGGCGTTCCACGGGATCGTCGGGATCAAGACGACGCTCGGGCTCGTGCCGACCTCCGGCGTGGTGCCCGCGTGCCGGTCCTACGACGTCGTGACCACGTTCACGCGCGACCTCGACCTGGGTGTGCTCGCCACGCGCCTCATGACCGGGCCCGACGCCGCCGACCCCACCGGCCGCGTGTGGCCACCCGACGTCCGGCTCGGGCTGCGGCCCGACCCCGTGGTGGCGGTCCCGCGCGCGGCCGACCTCGCACCGCTGTCGCCGGGCTGGCGCGCGGCGTTCGCGGACGCGGTGGATGCCGTCGGGCGCACCGGCGCGCGGGTCGTGGAGGTCGACGTCTCGCCCATGCTCGAGGCCGCGCGGCTGCTGTACGACGGCGCGATCGTCGCCGAGCGGTACGCCGCCGTCGGCGAGTTCCTCGCGCACGCGCACGCGGCCGGCGACGCGGGCGTCGACCCGGTGGTCGCGGGCATCGTGCTCGGCGGGCGTGACGTGACCGCCGCCGCGTACGTGCAGGACCGGGAGGCCCTCGACCGGGCGCGCGCCGACGCGCTCGGCACGCTCGCCGGCGCCGACCTGCTGCTCCTGCCCACGACGACCGAGCACCCCACGATCGCCGCGGTGCAGGCCGACCCCGTAGCCATCAACCGTCGCCTCGGCACGTACACGAACTTCGTCAACCTCCTGGACCTGGCCGCGGTGGCGGTCCCCGCGGGCGAGGCCGACGGCGGACCGTTCGGGGTCACCGTGCTCTCCCGTGCCTTCGACGACCAGCTCGCGCTCGACCTCGCCGGGCGCATGCTCATCGTCCAGGGCGGCGCGGCGGACGACGAGCCCGCACCGGTCGCGCCGCTCGTCGACACCGGCGTCGAGGTCGCGGTGTTCGGCGCGCACCTACGCGGCCAGCCGCTCAACGGTCAGCTCGACGCGCTCGGCGCGCGCTTCGTCCGCACCGTCGCGACGTCCGACGCCTACCGGCTGGCGGCGCTCGCGACGCACCCCCCGAAGCCCGGGCTCGTGCGCGCCGGACCGGGGGAGGGTGCGTCGATCACCGGCGAGGCGTGGCTCGTGTCCGTCGCCGGCCTCGGTCGCCTCCTCGCGACGCTCCCCGCACCGATGCTCCTCGGACCCGTCGAGCTCGACGACGGCACGTGGGTCGTCGGCTTCGGGTGCGCCCTCGACGCCGCCGCCGCCGGCGACGACATCACCGTGCACGCGAGCTGGCCGGCCTACCTCAGGAGCGGGACGCCCGCGGCCGGGCCTGCGGTGGCCGTGCGCTGA
- the fdhD gene encoding formate dehydrogenase accessory sulfurtransferase FdhD has protein sequence MRLTKRWRVQRMTASGLVHERADELAGEEPLEVRIHGTPFTITMRTPGNDVDLVAGFLVSEGVVRAERDIATISHRGGIGATGERDYNVVDVRLAAGVDLPDTSLQRHVYTSSSCGVCGTASIEAVHKVSAFDVAGDGATVRLDHLLALPERLRAQQAVFGRTGGVHAAALFVPVGGPTAQSEPRLACVREDVGRHNAVDKVVGWALRDGLLPLRGAVLQVSGRASFELVQKAAMAGVPVLSAVSAPSALAVELAEELGLTVVAFNRGETLNAYTHTYRLQAAPTPPGL, from the coding sequence ATGCGGCTGACCAAGCGGTGGCGGGTGCAGCGGATGACGGCCTCGGGCCTGGTGCACGAGCGTGCGGACGAGCTCGCAGGGGAGGAGCCGCTCGAGGTCCGCATCCACGGCACCCCGTTCACGATCACGATGCGCACACCCGGCAACGACGTCGACCTCGTCGCCGGCTTCCTCGTCTCCGAGGGGGTGGTCCGCGCCGAGAGGGACATCGCGACGATCAGCCACCGCGGAGGCATCGGTGCCACGGGGGAACGGGACTACAACGTCGTGGACGTCCGCCTCGCCGCCGGCGTCGACCTCCCCGACACCTCCCTGCAGCGGCACGTGTACACGTCGAGCAGCTGCGGCGTGTGCGGCACCGCCTCGATCGAGGCCGTGCACAAGGTGAGCGCGTTCGACGTGGCCGGCGACGGGGCCACCGTGCGGCTGGACCATCTCCTGGCCCTCCCGGAGCGGCTGCGGGCGCAGCAGGCGGTGTTCGGCCGGACCGGTGGGGTGCACGCTGCGGCGTTGTTCGTCCCGGTCGGCGGCCCCACCGCCCAGTCGGAACCCCGGCTCGCCTGCGTGCGGGAGGACGTCGGCCGGCACAACGCCGTGGACAAGGTGGTCGGGTGGGCCCTCCGAGACGGCCTGCTCCCCCTGCGCGGCGCCGTTCTCCAGGTGTCGGGACGGGCGTCGTTCGAGCTGGTCCAGAAGGCCGCGATGGCCGGTGTCCCCGTCCTCTCGGCGGTCTCGGCGCCCTCAGCGCTCGCGGTCGAGCTCGCCGAGGAGCTCGGGCTCACCGTCGTGGCCTTCAACCGCGGCGAGACGCTCAACGCGTACACGCACACGTATCGCCTCCAGGCTGCTCCGACGCCTCCGGGACTCTGA
- a CDS encoding zinc-dependent dehydrogenase, with translation MSGAAGPSASTADPTTTSPDVTRRRTMNVFRFYAPGDVRLEDAPEPQVGPGEVKLRVRACSMCGTDVKISTAGHQRIVPPRIMGHEIAGEVVEVGDGVEGWVPGDRVQVIAAIPCGTCDFCTAGAMTICPNQVSMGYDFEGGFAPYTIVPQQVLAVDGLNRIPENVSFAEASVAEPFACAINAQEIVDVHEGDDVVVVGSGPIGCLHVRLARARGAKRVVLVELSRSRLDLASAVVNPDLAVCSAEEDPVEAVKAFFDGKGATVVITAAASGAAQEQGLLMLAPQGRISFFGGLPKDKPTITLDSNLVHYKELTIVGANGSSPAHNRQALAYIADGSVPVADLITHRLPLDQIVEGIEIVRSGAGIKVTVEP, from the coding sequence ATGAGCGGCGCCGCCGGCCCCTCGGCGTCGACCGCCGACCCCACCACGACGTCCCCCGACGTCACACGAAGGAGAACGATGAACGTCTTCCGCTTCTACGCCCCCGGTGACGTCCGCCTCGAGGACGCCCCGGAGCCCCAGGTGGGGCCCGGCGAGGTCAAGCTCCGCGTGCGCGCCTGCTCGATGTGCGGCACCGACGTCAAGATCTCGACCGCCGGCCACCAGCGCATCGTGCCCCCGCGCATCATGGGCCACGAGATCGCGGGCGAGGTCGTCGAGGTCGGCGACGGCGTCGAGGGCTGGGTCCCCGGCGACCGCGTCCAGGTCATCGCCGCGATCCCGTGCGGCACGTGCGACTTCTGCACCGCGGGCGCCATGACGATCTGCCCGAACCAGGTCTCGATGGGCTACGACTTCGAGGGCGGCTTCGCGCCGTACACGATCGTCCCCCAGCAGGTCCTCGCGGTCGACGGGCTCAACCGGATCCCCGAGAACGTCTCGTTCGCCGAGGCCAGCGTCGCCGAGCCGTTCGCCTGCGCGATCAACGCGCAGGAGATCGTGGACGTGCACGAGGGCGACGACGTCGTCGTCGTCGGCTCCGGCCCGATCGGCTGCCTGCACGTGCGCCTGGCCCGGGCCCGCGGCGCCAAGCGCGTCGTGCTCGTCGAGCTGAGCCGGTCGCGGCTCGACCTCGCGTCGGCCGTCGTCAACCCCGACCTGGCCGTGTGCTCGGCCGAGGAGGACCCGGTCGAGGCCGTCAAGGCGTTCTTCGACGGCAAGGGCGCGACGGTCGTCATCACCGCGGCCGCGTCGGGCGCCGCGCAGGAGCAGGGGCTGCTCATGCTCGCCCCGCAGGGCCGCATCAGCTTCTTCGGCGGCCTGCCCAAGGACAAGCCGACGATCACGCTCGACTCGAACCTCGTGCACTACAAGGAGCTCACGATCGTGGGCGCCAACGGATCGAGCCCGGCGCACAACCGCCAGGCGCTCGCCTACATCGCCGACGGCAGCGTGCCCGTCGCCGACCTCATCACCCACCGCCTGCCGCTCGACCAGATCGTCGAGGGCATCGAGATCGTGCGGTCGGGCGCGGGCATCAAGGTCACGGTCGAGCCGTGA
- a CDS encoding DeoR/GlpR family DNA-binding transcription regulator, whose amino-acid sequence MYATERQQEILAWARRDGRAEVKDLAEALDVTPETVRRDLTALERRGLLRRVHGGAIPVERLGIEPAVADRESRMAGQKERIAKAALDELPDGGSIILDAGTTTIRLAEMLPTERELTVVTHSLPVAMLLATRPHITLHLLGGTVRGRTLAAVGPWAESAMADVYADVAFLGTNGITTERGLTTPDLVEARVKRALVAAARRTVVLTDHTKFGRVDFAQVVPLSAVDTLITDSQLEPDLAEEIEAAGPRVVRA is encoded by the coding sequence GTGTACGCGACGGAGCGTCAGCAGGAGATCCTGGCCTGGGCACGCCGGGACGGCCGGGCGGAGGTCAAGGACCTCGCCGAGGCGCTCGACGTCACCCCGGAGACCGTGCGCCGCGACCTGACCGCGCTCGAGCGGCGCGGCCTCCTGCGCCGCGTGCACGGGGGCGCCATCCCGGTCGAGCGCCTCGGCATCGAGCCCGCGGTCGCCGACCGCGAGTCGCGCATGGCCGGCCAGAAGGAGCGCATCGCCAAGGCCGCGCTCGACGAGCTCCCCGACGGCGGCTCGATCATCCTCGACGCCGGCACCACGACCATCCGCCTCGCCGAGATGCTCCCCACCGAGCGCGAGCTCACCGTCGTCACGCACAGCCTGCCCGTCGCGATGCTCCTCGCGACCCGGCCCCACATCACGCTGCACCTGCTGGGCGGGACGGTCCGCGGGCGCACGCTCGCCGCCGTGGGGCCGTGGGCGGAGAGCGCGATGGCCGACGTCTACGCCGACGTCGCGTTCCTCGGCACCAACGGCATCACCACGGAGCGTGGCCTCACGACCCCGGACCTCGTCGAGGCCCGCGTGAAGCGCGCCCTCGTCGCCGCCGCGCGCCGCACCGTCGTCCTCACGGACCACACGAAGTTCGGCCGCGTCGACTTCGCCCAGGTCGTGCCGCTGTCCGCGGTCGACACCCTCATCACCGACTCCCAGCTCGAGCCCGATCTCGCCGAGGAGATCGAGGCCGCCGGCCCCCGGGTGGTGCGCGCATGA
- a CDS encoding DUF4031 domain-containing protein translates to MTVLVDPPMWPQHGRLWGHLVSDTSLEELHAFAERAGVPRRGFDRDHYDIPDERYDELVQLGAEPVGAKELVRRLRASGLRVTARERRA, encoded by the coding sequence GTGACCGTGCTCGTCGACCCGCCCATGTGGCCGCAGCACGGCCGCCTCTGGGGCCACCTCGTGAGCGACACGTCGCTCGAGGAGCTGCACGCGTTCGCCGAGCGCGCCGGCGTCCCGCGCCGCGGGTTCGACCGCGACCACTACGACATCCCCGACGAGCGCTACGACGAGCTCGTCCAGCTCGGCGCCGAGCCCGTCGGCGCGAAGGAGCTCGTCCGGCGGCTGCGCGCGTCGGGCCTGCGCGTCACCGCACGCGAGCGCCGCGCCTGA
- a CDS encoding FdhF/YdeP family oxidoreductase translates to MATTPSDDIDQPAVKVSPPKRTSAGLPGVTTAMRHAVREMGPVRSASGLLRMNQPGGFDCMSCAWPDPNAPDRSHAEFCENGAKALASEATRKRVRPELFAEHSIDDLAARDDHWLNRQGRLTTPMIREDGASHYSPISWEAAFERIARELHGLDGPDQAAFYTSGRTSNEAAFLYQLMVRGLGTNNLPDCSNMCHESSGEALGTTIGIGKGSVTLHDVETAGLIIIAGQNPGTNHPRMLTSLEKAKQQGAVIVAVNPLPEAGLTRYRNPQTVHGMVGRGTRIADVHLQVRLGGDLGVFQGLGKLLLEAEEAGRRTIGMTSVLDHAFLERHTAGLEEYLDGVRATPWSDIEEATGLTETALREVGELLLDSNRTIVAWAMGLTQHKHAVATIKEIVNLVLLQGNLGKPGAGLLPVRGHSNVQGDRTMGIFEKMPQPFLDRLEAEFSFASPREAGHDTVNTIRAMRDGRVRFFMGMGGNFLKAAPDTAVTEAALRSCAMTVQVSTKLNHSHLAPGRTAIILPTLGRSDLDAQRTGRQRVTVEDSMSMVHASSGHLPPPAPDLLSEIAIVCRLARAIFHDEQGRARPGSPQADWQAMEDDYRVIRRHIEAVVPGFVDYERRIDAPGGFRLPHGPHDVRTFETTSTKAHFTRTPLWWPTVPPGRLLLQTMRSHDQYNTTVYGPDDRYRGISGGRRVVMVNAADLLELGFTDGDVVDLVSEFTDGVERRAEGFLVVAYDTAKGCAASYFPETNVLVPLDSTADDSNTPTSKSIVIRLERAAT, encoded by the coding sequence ATGGCAACGACGCCCTCGGACGACATCGACCAGCCGGCGGTGAAGGTGAGCCCGCCCAAGCGCACGTCCGCGGGGCTGCCCGGCGTGACGACGGCCATGCGGCACGCCGTCCGGGAGATGGGCCCGGTGCGCTCAGCCAGCGGTCTGCTGAGGATGAACCAGCCCGGCGGCTTCGACTGCATGAGCTGCGCCTGGCCCGACCCGAACGCCCCCGACCGCAGCCACGCCGAGTTCTGCGAGAACGGGGCCAAGGCCCTCGCCTCCGAGGCGACCCGCAAGCGCGTCCGGCCCGAGCTCTTCGCCGAGCACTCGATCGACGACCTCGCTGCCCGCGACGACCACTGGCTCAACCGGCAGGGACGCCTGACCACTCCCATGATCCGTGAGGACGGGGCGAGCCACTACAGCCCGATCTCCTGGGAGGCGGCGTTCGAGCGCATCGCCCGCGAGCTCCACGGACTCGACGGCCCCGACCAGGCTGCCTTCTACACGTCCGGCCGCACGTCGAACGAGGCCGCCTTCCTCTACCAGCTCATGGTGCGGGGACTGGGGACGAACAACCTGCCGGACTGCTCCAACATGTGCCACGAGTCGTCCGGCGAGGCGCTCGGCACGACGATCGGCATCGGCAAGGGGTCGGTGACGCTGCACGACGTCGAGACCGCCGGGCTCATCATCATCGCGGGGCAGAACCCCGGCACCAACCACCCGCGGATGCTCACCTCGCTCGAGAAGGCCAAGCAGCAGGGAGCCGTGATCGTGGCGGTGAACCCGCTGCCCGAGGCGGGACTCACCCGCTACCGCAACCCGCAGACGGTGCACGGCATGGTCGGACGCGGGACGCGCATCGCTGACGTCCACCTGCAGGTCCGCCTCGGCGGCGACCTCGGCGTCTTCCAGGGGCTGGGAAAGCTCCTCCTGGAGGCCGAGGAGGCCGGGCGGCGGACCATCGGCATGACCAGCGTGCTCGACCACGCCTTCCTCGAGCGGCACACCGCCGGCCTCGAGGAGTACCTCGACGGGGTGCGGGCCACCCCGTGGAGCGACATCGAGGAGGCGACGGGACTCACCGAGACGGCCCTCCGCGAGGTGGGTGAGCTGCTTCTCGACTCGAACCGCACGATCGTCGCATGGGCCATGGGTCTGACCCAGCACAAGCACGCCGTCGCGACGATCAAGGAGATCGTCAACCTCGTCCTGCTGCAGGGGAACCTCGGGAAGCCCGGGGCGGGGCTGCTGCCCGTGCGCGGGCACTCCAACGTCCAGGGCGACCGGACGATGGGCATCTTCGAGAAGATGCCGCAGCCCTTCCTCGACCGGCTGGAGGCGGAGTTCTCGTTCGCGAGCCCCCGCGAGGCGGGACATGACACCGTCAACACCATCCGTGCCATGAGGGATGGACGGGTGCGCTTCTTCATGGGGATGGGCGGCAACTTCCTCAAGGCCGCGCCGGACACGGCCGTGACCGAGGCGGCGCTGCGCTCCTGCGCCATGACCGTCCAGGTCAGCACGAAGCTCAACCACTCCCACCTCGCGCCGGGGCGCACCGCGATCATCCTGCCGACCCTCGGACGCTCGGACCTCGACGCGCAGCGGACCGGTCGGCAGCGAGTCACGGTCGAGGACTCCATGTCGATGGTCCACGCCTCGTCGGGGCACCTCCCGCCTCCTGCGCCGGATCTGCTCTCCGAGATCGCGATCGTGTGCCGGCTCGCCCGGGCGATCTTCCACGACGAGCAGGGCCGGGCACGCCCCGGCAGTCCGCAGGCGGACTGGCAGGCGATGGAGGACGACTACCGGGTGATCCGCCGGCACATCGAGGCCGTCGTGCCCGGGTTCGTCGACTACGAGCGGCGGATCGACGCGCCTGGGGGCTTCCGGCTGCCGCACGGGCCGCACGACGTCCGGACCTTCGAGACGACCAGCACCAAGGCGCACTTCACCCGAACCCCGCTGTGGTGGCCGACCGTGCCGCCCGGTCGCCTCCTCCTCCAGACCATGCGGTCGCACGACCAGTACAACACCACGGTCTACGGCCCGGACGACCGCTACCGCGGCATCTCCGGCGGGCGCCGTGTCGTCATGGTCAACGCGGCGGACCTCCTCGAGCTCGGGTTCACCGACGGCGACGTGGTGGACCTCGTCTCCGAGTTCACCGACGGGGTGGAGCGGCGGGCCGAGGGCTTCCTCGTCGTCGCGTACGACACCGCGAAGGGGTGTGCGGCGTCGTACTTCCCCGAGACCAACGTGCTGGTTCCGCTCGACTCCACCGCCGACGACTCGAACACCCCCACGAGCAAGAGCATCGTCATCCGGCTGGAACGCGCGGCGACGTGA
- the fdhA gene encoding formaldehyde dehydrogenase, glutathione-independent has translation MSGNRAVAYKGPGKVEVIDIDYPTFELKDGPGVNPANVGREVHHGAILKTVATNICGSDQHMVRGRTTAPANLVLGHEITGEVVEVGRDVEFVKVGDLVSVPFNIACGRCRNCKERKTGICLNVNPDRPGSAYGYVDMGGWVGGQAEYVLVPYADWNLLTFPDKERAMEKILDLAMLSDIFPTGFHGAVTAGVGVGATVYVAGAGPVGLAAATGAQLLGAAVVIVGDMVEDRLAQARSFGCETIDVSQGDPAEQIEQILGVPEVDCGVDAVGFEARGHGHDASHEAPATVLNSLMDITKAGGALGVPGLYVTGDPGGIDEAAQKGSLSLSLGTGWAKSLSFTTGQCPVMKYNRDLMTAILHDRVSIAKNVNAKPITLETAPQGYAEFDAGAAQKYVLDPNGYLGAA, from the coding sequence GTGTCAGGAAACAGAGCTGTCGCGTACAAGGGCCCGGGCAAGGTCGAGGTCATCGACATCGACTACCCGACGTTCGAGCTGAAGGACGGACCCGGCGTGAACCCCGCGAACGTCGGGCGCGAGGTGCACCATGGCGCGATCCTGAAGACGGTCGCAACCAACATCTGCGGCTCGGACCAGCACATGGTCCGCGGTCGTACCACCGCGCCGGCGAACCTCGTCCTCGGCCACGAGATCACCGGTGAGGTGGTCGAGGTGGGCCGCGACGTGGAGTTCGTCAAGGTGGGCGACCTCGTGTCGGTGCCCTTCAACATCGCGTGTGGACGCTGTCGCAACTGCAAGGAGCGCAAGACGGGCATCTGTCTCAACGTCAACCCTGACCGCCCGGGCAGCGCCTACGGCTACGTGGACATGGGTGGGTGGGTCGGGGGCCAGGCGGAGTACGTGCTCGTGCCCTACGCGGACTGGAACCTGCTGACGTTCCCCGACAAGGAGCGGGCGATGGAGAAGATCCTCGACCTGGCCATGCTGTCGGACATCTTCCCCACGGGCTTCCACGGTGCGGTCACCGCAGGCGTGGGGGTCGGCGCGACCGTCTACGTGGCCGGGGCCGGACCGGTCGGCCTCGCGGCCGCCACCGGTGCCCAGCTGCTGGGTGCAGCGGTCGTCATCGTCGGCGACATGGTCGAGGACCGGCTTGCTCAGGCACGGAGCTTCGGCTGCGAGACGATCGACGTCTCGCAGGGTGACCCCGCGGAGCAGATCGAGCAGATCCTCGGTGTGCCTGAGGTGGACTGCGGCGTGGACGCTGTCGGCTTCGAGGCCCGCGGTCACGGCCACGACGCGAGCCACGAGGCACCCGCCACGGTGCTCAACTCACTCATGGACATCACCAAGGCGGGCGGGGCGCTCGGCGTCCCCGGCCTGTACGTCACAGGCGACCCGGGTGGTATCGACGAGGCTGCACAGAAGGGTTCGCTCTCTCTCAGCCTGGGGACGGGCTGGGCCAAGTCGCTGTCCTTCACCACCGGCCAGTGCCCGGTGATGAAGTACAACCGTGACCTGATGACGGCGATCCTGCACGACCGGGTGAGCATCGCGAAGAACGTCAACGCCAAGCCGATCACGCTCGAGACGGCCCCGCAGGGCTACGCCGAGTTCGACGCGGGCGCGGCTCAGAAGTACGTGCTCGACCCGAACGGGTACCTCGGCGCGGCGTGA